Proteins encoded by one window of Aspergillus chevalieri M1 DNA, chromosome 6, nearly complete sequence:
- the YPT1 gene encoding Rab family GTPase YPT1 (COG:U;~EggNog:ENOG410PI28;~InterPro:IPR005225,IPR001806,IPR027417;~PFAM:PF00025,PF08477,PF00071,PF01926;~go_function: GO:0003924 - GTPase activity [Evidence IEA];~go_function: GO:0005525 - GTP binding [Evidence IEA]) yields MNPEYDYLFKLLLIGDSGVGKSCLLLRFADDTYTESYISTIGVDFKIRTIELDGKTVKLQIWDTAGQERFRTITSSYYRGAHGICVVYDVTDMDSFNNVKQWLQEIDRYATEGVNKLLVGNKSDMEDKKVVEYTVAKEFADSLGIPFLETSAKNASNVEQAFLTMARQIKERMGTATINNKPTVQVSQGQGVQSGSAGGCC; encoded by the exons ATGAATCCCGA ATACGACTACCTCTTCAAGCTCCTGCTTATTGGAGACTCCGGTGTTGGAAAGTCTTGCTTGCTCCTTCGATTCGCCGACGATACCTACACGGAAAGCTACATCTCCACGATTGGCGTGGATTTT AAAATCCGGACCATCGAACTCGACGGCAAGACTGTGAAGCTTCAGATT TGGGATACTGCAGGCCAGGAGCGTTTCCGAACCATTACCTCATCCTACTACCGTGGCGCCCATGGTATCTGTGTTGTCTATGATGTGACCGACATGGATTCTTTCAACAACGTCAAGCAGTGGCTCCAGGAAATTGATCGCTATGCAACCGAAGGTGTCAACAAGCTGCTTGTGGGCAACAAGAGCGACATGGAAGACAAGAAAGTTGTGGAATATACCGTGGCGAAG GAATTTGCCGATAGCCTGGGAATCCCGTTCCTTGAGACTTCCGCCAAAAATGCCTCTAATGTCGAACAAGCTTTCTTGACGATGGCAAGACAGATTAAGGAGCGCATGGGGACTGCCACCATCAACAACAAGCCAACTGTGCAGGTCAGCCAAGGCCAGGGCGTCCAGTCTGGCTCTGCAGGCGGATGCTGCTAA
- the pmp47 gene encoding putative peroxisomal membrane protein Pmp47 (COG:C;~EggNog:ENOG410PHVF;~InterPro:IPR018108,IPR023395;~PFAM:PF00153;~TransMembrane:4 (i78-100o128-148i191-212o232-252i)): MSQSTIEQQKKAAAASAAAQQSDNVAHALSGAGGGILSMALTYPLITLSTRAQVESKRAHSTTLDAVRRIVQREGFSGLYSGLESALFGISVTNFVYYYWYEWTRSAFEKAAIKAGRASKKLTTFESMVAGAIAGSATVMITNPIWVINTRMTARKSDSDEQTLPGTPPKKARASTINTLMELLREEGPKALFAGVLPALVLVINPILQYTIFEQLKNVLERRRRVTPKDAFYLGALGKILATSITYPYITIKSRMHVASRDGPKESLNGSLKRIIKEEGYVGLYKGIGPKVTQSAITAAFLFAFKDVIYGMTVAARRRTQAVSK; encoded by the exons ATGTCTCAGTCAACCATTGAACAGCAGAAgaaggcggcggcggcgtcTGCTGCCGCCCAGCAAAGTGATAACGTAGCACATGCATTGTCCGGGGCTGGAGGCGGGATCCTTTCCATGGCTTTGAC TTACCCCCTGATTACCCTTTCAACGAGAGCGCAAGTCGAATCGAAGCGCGCCCATTCTACCACCCTCGATGCCGTCCGTCGAATTGTGCAGCGGGAAGGGTTCTCGGGCCTATACTCGGGACTGGAGTCTGCACTGTTCGGAATCAGTGTCACCAATTTTGTGTACTACTACTGGTATGAGTGGACGCGGTCTGCGTTTGAGAAGGCCGCTATCAAGGCCGGCCGGGCTTCGAAAAAGCTCACGACCTTTGAGTCCATGGTTGCTGGTGCTATCGCTGGCAGTGCAACAGTCATGATTACCAACCCAATCTGGGTCATAAACACTCGAATGACGGCCCGCAAATCCGATTCTGACGAGCAGACCCTGCCCGGGACGCCCCCCAAGAAAGCACGAGCGTCAACTATCAATACCCTGATGGAGCTTCTTCGTGAAGAGGGCCCCAAAGCCCTTTTTGCCGGCGTCCTTCCGGCGCTCGTGTTGGTCATCAATCCCATCCTCCAATATACAATCTTTGAGCAATTGAAGAATGTCTTGGAACGCCGAAGACGCGTTACTCCGAAAGATGCGTTTTATCTCGGCGCTCTAGGCAAGATTCTAGCCACTTCGATTACATATCCTTATATCACGATCAAGAGTCGGATGCATGTCGCTAGCAGAGATGGCCCCAAAGAGAGTCTGAATGGAAGCTTAAAGAGAATCATCAAGGAGGAAGGCTACGTGGGTCTGTATAAAG GAATTGGACCAAAGGTGACCCAGAGTGCAATCACTGCAGCATTCTTGTTTGCATTCAAGGATGTCATCTACGGCATGACAGTTGCCGCTCGGAGGAGAACCCAGGCTGTTTCGAAATAA
- a CDS encoding WD repeat protein (COG:S;~EggNog:ENOG410PN9H;~InterPro:IPR036322,IPR037588,IPR015943,IPR019775, IPR001680,IPR017986;~PFAM:PF00400;~go_component: GO:0031931 - TORC1 complex [Evidence IEA];~go_component: GO:0031932 - TORC2 complex [Evidence IEA];~go_function: GO:0005515 - protein binding [Evidence IEA];~go_process: GO:0031929 - TOR signaling [Evidence IEA]), whose amino-acid sequence MPKYMSDIENNQGLTQEAQLLLSQFMRNSYAKHRPAYVKNSKLMLPNRNSAPTPAARRSGRQRTGPINYYERINLFAERDSNDNASERSRNSSVPFRPRGSHSSLPLDSRPEPPQSFQHSRIDVPRPRPDNPPPCRTSRNPKNLNRLLRSRELGNANRQLQVGFAQDLKPSRYWQGASNDVIVLAWSPDGTRFAAGATAQSDEHNMEYNRGKNLVLGDLTRNSIKELPDHWVKRPCRRAASGQNQTDTRLFMSVTAMQWFDDILFTSSYDNTVKLWDVSSHANAGCAGTLGHNSKVEVMAPSNFDNQILATGTDSIGLWNIKERKHIPLEFQQRQRRKDIELVSTSLAWGTIPATRNILLAGLSEKDEKDEGVPQNGLLAAWRMDEASTTPIHLSPNAQNIFDIKWHPSLPLFLTGSAPTPSRASLARSVVRLYDPLRSKMHKIELDCPALDINDVTFCPMNPYYVTASCTDGVTYLWDYRKPGDILLRLEHDGPSEQIDESLPRERVDVGVRMALWGHGPDQFYSGASDAVLKRWNILCSQEDVHVDDVARFPGAVMCGSFSSDKTNLLIGDSAGGLHVLSSRPFQASDEQSMVFESATEAIHDDGDQQADPNAEAQLANNMLLCGELVRHPVYGVGKGPHYKGPFASWARPDSTPRHLIAETPLKEEVLIRQLDGAPLNDRRGLDEQSRRAIASRIQFSRIRNQRRQGNKRKRNYSTISTKPTSSSSNNFIDLCSSEETDDESPLPPLPTGRSKRRARKIDDPVTTKAEPEIIDLTLESDPEENASPLTIETLLEELEEDREEDFWWPASGTINPNFPKEGEDDP is encoded by the coding sequence ATGCCCAAGTATATGTCCGACATAGAAAATAACCAAGGCTTAACGCAAGAGGCTCAGCTCCTCTTATCGCAATTCATGAGAAATTCGTACGCTAAACACCGGCCAGCGTACGTAAAAAATTCCAAGCTCATGTTACCCAATAGAAATTCAGCGCCGACACCAGCAGCGCGACGTTCTGGCCGACAGAGGACGGGGCCCATCAATTATTACGAGAGAATAAACCTTTTCGCCGAGCGGGATTCAAACGACAATGCGAGCGAAAGATCACGCAATTCCTCAGTTCCATTCCGACCACGGGGAAGCCATTCGTCACTCCCGTTGGATTCGAGGCCGGAACCGCCCCAGTCTTTTCAGCATTCTCGGATTGATGTTCCTCGGCCGAGGCCGGATAACCCTCCACCCTGCAGGACTTCTCGCAACCCAAAAAATTTGAACAGGCTCCTACGTAGTCGTGAATTGGGCAACGCCAACCGACAACTTCAAGTCGGCTTTGCGCAAGACCTAAAGCCTTCTCGGTACTGGCAAGGCGCGTCCAATGATGTTATTGTTTTGGCCTGGTCGCCTGATGGAACCAGGTTCGCAGCCGGCGCTACTGCACAGAGTGATGAGCATAACATGGAATACAACAGGGGTAAAAATCTTGTTTTAGGCGACCTTACAAGGAACTCTATAAAGGAGCTACCGGATCACTGGGTTAAACGTCCTTGTAGGCGAGCGGCATCCGGCCAAAACCAGACAGACACGCGTCTATTCATGAGTGTCACTGCTATGCAATGGTTTGATGATATTCTCTTTACATCAAGCTATGATAACACTGTGAAATTGTGGGATGTCAGCAGCCATGCCAATGCTGGTTGTGCTGGCACGCTCGGGCATAATTCGAAAGTTGAGGTCATGGCGCCTTCGAATTTTGACAACCAAATACTGGCAACTGGTACGGACTCTATTGGACTATGGAACATCAAAGAGCGAAAGCATATCCCGCTGGAATTTCAACAGCGCCAGCGGAGGAAGGATATAGAATTGGTATCGACTTCATTAGCATGGGGCACTATTCCAGCAACAAGAAACATCCTGCTTGCCGGGTTGTCagagaaggatgagaaggatgaAGGTGTTCCACAGAATGGGCTGCTTGCAGCTTGGCGCATGGATGAAGCATCGACGACCCCAATCCACCTTTCCCCAAATGCGCAAAACATCTTCGATATAAAATGGCATCCTTCATTGCCATTGTTCCTTACTGGGAGTGCTCCGACGCCCTCGAGAGCCTCGCTCGCTAGGTCAGTTGTCCGGTTATATGATCCTTTGAGGTCAAAGATGCATAAAATAGAACTTGACTGTCCTGCGCTGGATATAAATGACGTGACCTTTTGTCCGATGAATCCTTATTATGTAACTGCCAGCTGTACTGATGGTGTTACATACCTTTGGGATTACCGCAAGCCCGGGGATATTCTGCTCCGACTTGAGCATGATGGTCCCTCTGAGCAGATAGATGAGAGTCTTCCCAGGGAGCGAGTAGATGTCGGCGTCAGGATGGCGCTATGGGGGCATGGCCCTGACCAGTTTTACAGTGGTGCTTCAGATGCCGTTCTAAAGAGGTGGAACATTCTTTGCTCCCAAGAGGATGTTCATGTTGATGATGTCGCACGTTTTCCAGGCGCGGTTATGTGCGGTTCATTTTCAAGTGACAAAACCAACCTTCTCATAGGAGATTCTGCTGGGGGCCTTCATGTGCTATCATCAAGACCATTTCAGGCCAGTGATGAACAGAGTATGGTCTTTGAAAGCGCTACTGAGGCTATTCACGACGACGGGGACCAACAGGCAGATCCTAATGCCGAGGCTCAACTGGCGAACAATATGTTGCTGTGTGGGGAGCTGGTTAGACATCCCGTTTACGGCGTCGGAAAAGGGCCTCACTATAAAGGCCCTTTTGCCAGCTGGGCGCGCCCTGACAGCACGCCTCGACATCTCATTGCCGAAACTCCTCTCAAGGAGGAAGTACTAATTCGTCAATTGGATGGCGCTCCGTTGAACGATCGGCGAGGGCTCGACGAACAGTCTCGAAGAGCAATTGCCTCTCGAATCCAATTCTCTCGGATACGCAACCAGCGGCGACAAGgaaacaaaaggaaaagaaattaCTCTACTATTTCAACCAAACCGACCTCTTCCAGCAGCAATAATTTCATCGACCTTTGCAGCAGCGAAGAAACAGATGATGAGAGTCCACTCCCTCCACTTCCCACTGGTAGATCCAAGCGACGTGCCAGGAAAATTGATGATCCAGTGACTACTAAGGCCGAACCTGAGATAATAGATCTTACCTTGGAGTCCGATCCAGAGGAGAATGCAAGTCCATTGACAATTGAAACATTGCTAGAGGAActggaagaagacagagaGGAGGACTTTTGGTGGCCAGCAAGCGGTACTATCAACCCGAATTTCCCCAAAGAAGGTGAAGACGATCCTTAG
- a CDS encoding uncharacterized protein (COG:S;~EggNog:ENOG410Q1H7) has translation MPKSNPRRDRLADKIDKEGFFSPPCLRCSEMSASNMSCECKRISSNRKCNNCVRSGVKCERDFHNERKWQNLERDRMRLAADLEDAERSNDEALARLSETSAKLARLRKHKRFLEARNKAMLENDVALLEELDSQVSWPVAETASLDAQLAAVTDDPSLSQMMNSPSFWENFDSAVAGGIPSPTGGNQSSSQ, from the coding sequence ATGCCCAAATCAAACCCTCGTCGTGATCGTCTGGCTGATAAAATAGATAAGGaaggtttcttttctcctccttgtCTCCGTTGTTCCGAAATGAGTGCTTCCAATATGTCTTGTGAATGTAAACGAATCTCGTCAAATCGAAAATGCAATAATTGTGTGCGTTCTGGCGTCAAGTGTGAACGTGATTTTCATAATGAACGAAAATGGCAAAATTTGGAGCGTGATCGAATGAGATTAGCCGCCGACCTCGAAGATGCGGAGCGTTCAAATGATGAGGCACTGGCGCGTCTTTCCGAGACGTCTGCCAAATTGGCCCGGTTGCGGAAACATAAACGGTTTCTTGAGGCTCGAAATAAGGCTATGTTAGAGAATGACGTGGCTCTTCTTGAGGAGTTGGATTCTCAAGTTTCCTGGCCTGTTGCTGAGACCGCTTCTCTGGATGCTCAGCTTGCTGCGGTGACAGATGATCCTAGTCtgtctcagatgatgaattctccttccttttgggagaacttcgactctgctgtcgctggtggtattccttcaccaactggtggcaaccagtcaagttcgcaatag